The Leptospira koniambonensis sequence GAGCAGTTTTTACATCCGGCTTTTCGAAGAATGATTTTACTTCGAATCCATGTTTAGTTGGTTTTCCAGAAGCGATATAACCGTAACCTACTTCAGGACGATTTGGTTTGATACCAAGTAGAACCAAATGTTCATCTGCTTCTTTTAAAGCCTTTTGGATACTCTTTGCAAATTCTTTGTCTGAATTTACCCAAGCATCTGCAGAAAGTACAACCTGAATTGGATCTCCAAACTTCTCCTTAAAATATAAAGAAGCGAGAGCAATGATCGGTGCAGTGTTTTTTCCTTCAGGCTCAATGATAAAATTATTCTCTGGGAAACTTCTTTCCTGAGCAAGTATCGCTTTTTTTAAAGTAGCATTTGTTCCTATAAAAACTCTATCAGGACTTGTGATCGTATAAGCACGATTCAAAGTCTCTTTTAAGAGAGTGTTTTTAGAATATACTTTCTGGAGTTGTTTAGGAGTGGAAACTCTGGATCTTGGCCAGAATCTTTCTCCCTTTCCTCCCGCCATGATGAGTACTACGGGTTTGTCTTGTGTCATTTATTCCACCTCTTTAGGTTTGGGGGCGGACTTTTTCTTACTCAAAGATTTAGGATCTCCAAAAACTGTATCGGAAGGAAGAAGTAGAACATCCACATTCTCTCCGATATTATCGTAAAGTAGGAATTCCTTCATATCCGGATTCTTCTTTAGAAAATCCTTATATTGTTCCCATTTCTTTTTGGAAACTGCAAGTTTTGCTTCTTCTTGTATAGAGTAAGATTCCGCCTTTTTTAAGGCTTCTATTCTTTCTAACTTTTTAGCCAAAATATAGTTAGGATTACGGAATATATTCGCGATGAGTATCGGATCAGGAATATCCAGACTGATAATGCGAACCGATTCTATCTTAAGCCAGGAAACTTCATTCGAGAGAATTCTAACGATATCGTTCCTTAAAAAGGCAGAGATAGAATCTTTGTTTAAATTGATATTTTTCTCATCTTCTATCCCAGCTCTAAGCTTGGACTGAAAAATATTAGAGAGATATTTTGCTCTTCCTTGGTCAGTTCTTCCTCCGGAGAGAAAAAACTTTTTGGATCCTTCTTCCTCTAAATGAAAGGATAGGTCCAATTTCGCTCTGATCTTACCTTCTTCCGATTTTTCGGAGAATAATCCGGAAGAAAGATCGTGATGTATCTCTAACTCTAAAGCCAATGAGTTTAAGGATTCTTTACGAACGGACTTTTCCCAGAATTGGATCACAGCGGGCTCATAGGCAAAGCCCGGACCACGAATAAAGGAAACTAACTTAGAATCTTGTTCCCAGACAAGCAGGGCTTCTCCTTCTTTTATAAAAAAAAGCGGATAGGATACAAGTATGATCCCCGCTAATATAAATAGAATGAAAAGTGCCCGGCCTATCTTTCGGAACATTTAGGCGGAAGGAGCTTCTTTTGCTGCTTCTTCTGTATAAAGTTTGATTACTTTGGAAGGAATGATCGTGGAGATCGCGTGTTTGTACACCAAACTCTGCTTATTCTCCTGCTCAAGGACTATAGTAAAATTATCAAAACTTACCACTTTCCCTTTTAAAGGAACTCCGTTAAGAAGATAGATGGTCAATTCTAGTTTTTCTTTTCTAGCCGTATTGAGCAGTTGGTCCTGTATATTATTTTTAGCAGACATAGATTTTTATCCGTTTATATTTTTATCTTTTTATACGCTTCACTCGGATGGATCGGTTCCAAGATCTTTTGCTTTCGAAACCAAGTAATCTGACGTTTGGCGTAATTCCTATGAGACTGGCTTAAATTCCCAAAGAATGTCTCAAGGTTGGACGTTCCTTTAATATTTTCAAGCGCGAAATTATAACCTAAGGACTGAAGACCGGGACAATCTTCCCCGTATTTATCTGAGACCCTTTTTGCTTCTTCTGCCATTCCAGATTCTATCATTTTTTTGGCCCTGGAATCGATCCTGCTATACAATTCCTTTCGATCCAGATCTAAGAAGAAGGCCCCGAGTATATTCAAATTTTTGGAAATTAGGGCGCCCTTTCCCTCTTCCACTTTTAGTTCGGACCAAAGAGTTCCCATCCAATTTACTTCTAAGGCTCTTCCGTATCTGTAGTTATCGTTCGGAAAGATTTTTTGGAGAGCTTTGGGATCTAGCTTCTGGAGCTCCTTAATTCTTTCTTCCATACTTAAGGATTCCACTTTCCCTTTTATTTCTTCAGTGATTTTTGGAACGGGAAACATTCCGTACAAAAAAGCATTTAAATAGAACCCTGTGCCTGCTGTTAAAACTGGGATTTTGCCTCTGGAAAGTATATCATCCAGTGCTTCTTCTGCCTTTGTTACAAATTTTGCTGCGTCTATGGATTCGGAAGGTGAAAGAAATGAAACTAGATGGTGGGGGATTTTTTCGCAGTCTTCCTGGCTTGGGGCTGCAGTCCCAATACTTAACTCTTTGTAGATCTGTCTGGAGTCAAAGGAGATAATTTCAAAACGGGAAGGATCTAATTCTCTCACCAGAGCCGTTTTTCCGGCCCCGGTAGGAGCGGTGATGATCAGAATGGAAGGAAAAGGGGGAATTATTCCTCCTCCTCTTCCTCGTCTTCTTCCTCTTCAAGTGGTTCTTCTACGATACCACCTTCTTCTTCTTCGAAACCTGCATCAGAATCGTACTCTAAGTTTTCTTCTGGAAACTCTTCTTCTTCCACTCGAGCGACACGAGACCTGGATTTGGAAGGAGGACGTTTACTTTGATCGGCTCCACATTTAGGGCAGATTTTTACTTCTTTGTTTAGATCGTAGAACTTAGTTCCACAAGTATGACAGGTGAACTTTTTACCCAGAGGATTGAGGGAAGATTTGGATGCAGAAGACTTTTTGGTCCCTGCAGGCTTGCTTGTGCTAGCAACTTCCTTCTTTTTTGCCGGAGGAGTTTTTTTCTTAGGAGCACTTTTTTTCACCGGAGGTTTGGACTTCGGTGCAGCTTTTTTCTTAACCGTTTTCTTAGCTGTTGCCATCGGAATTGACCATGCTGGAAGACACCTATTCCGATTCAAGTTGAAAAAGGTATATTTTGTAAGTCCTTTTAAAAAAAACGTATAAAATGTAGCTCTTCAAAATATTCAAGGTTTATGGTCCATCTGA is a genomic window containing:
- a CDS encoding mannose-1-phosphate guanylyltransferase, with protein sequence MTQDKPVVLIMAGGKGERFWPRSRVSTPKQLQKVYSKNTLLKETLNRAYTITSPDRVFIGTNATLKKAILAQERSFPENNFIIEPEGKNTAPIIALASLYFKEKFGDPIQVVLSADAWVNSDKEFAKSIQKALKEADEHLVLLGIKPNRPEVGYGYIASGKPTKHGFEVKSFFEKPDVKTALKYIKKANFYWNPGIFLWKTSLILDEFEKHSPKILKPLKDRFPFKKMGDLGEAFKLLPSEPVDIAIMEKSARIRMVEASFSWDDVGSWLSLERVLPGDNQGNRHIGKEILFYKSGNNVTQTRKEFTALLGVQDIVVVEEEDVLFIASKEGIGDIKNMVAEIRKNKGLQKYTE
- the hfq gene encoding RNA chaperone Hfq; the encoded protein is MSAKNNIQDQLLNTARKEKLELTIYLLNGVPLKGKVVSFDNFTIVLEQENKQSLVYKHAISTIIPSKVIKLYTEEAAKEAPSA
- the miaA gene encoding tRNA (adenosine(37)-N6)-dimethylallyltransferase MiaA; its protein translation is MIITAPTGAGKTALVRELDPSRFEIISFDSRQIYKELSIGTAAPSQEDCEKIPHHLVSFLSPSESIDAAKFVTKAEEALDDILSRGKIPVLTAGTGFYLNAFLYGMFPVPKITEEIKGKVESLSMEERIKELQKLDPKALQKIFPNDNYRYGRALEVNWMGTLWSELKVEEGKGALISKNLNILGAFFLDLDRKELYSRIDSRAKKMIESGMAEEAKRVSDKYGEDCPGLQSLGYNFALENIKGTSNLETFFGNLSQSHRNYAKRQITWFRKQKILEPIHPSEAYKKIKI
- a CDS encoding TIGR02300 family protein, yielding MATAKKTVKKKAAPKSKPPVKKSAPKKKTPPAKKKEVASTSKPAGTKKSSASKSSLNPLGKKFTCHTCGTKFYDLNKEVKICPKCGADQSKRPPSKSRSRVARVEEEEFPEENLEYDSDAGFEEEEGGIVEEPLEEEEDEEEEEE